The Ketogulonicigenium robustum nucleotide sequence TCGACATCGGCGTGCATCGTGTCGATCAGCGCATCGACACTGTCGAACTTCAGTTCCGGCCGCAGGTATTCGACAAGCCCGACCGAGATGCGCGCGCCATAAAGGTCGCCGCGGAAATCCAGCAGGAATGTCTCGCAGTTGGGTTTGTTGACCCCGAAGGTGGGCCGGATCCCGATCGAGGTCGCACCCTTGTAGCGGCCCGCATAGGGGCCATCGCGCACGATCACGGCAGTAGCGTAGACGCCAAAGCGCGGCATATGCAGCCCGCTGATCGAGATGTTCGCGGTGGGAAAGCCCAATTCGCGCCCGCGCTGGTCGCCGTGTTCGACGATACCTTCCAGACGGTGGATGTGGCCCAGCATCGCCGCCGCGTCGCGCGGGCGACCTTCGGCCAGCGCCTGCCGGATCGCGGTCGAGGATACCTCGCCGCCGACCAATGCGATCAGCGGTGCGACCGTGACGCCAAAGCCCATCTCGGCCCCCAGCGCGGTCAGCCGCTCGGCGCTGCCGGTGCGGCCTTTGCCGAAATGAAAATCTTGCCCGACGACAACATGTCGCACGCCCAAACGATCATGCAGAATCTGCGCGACGAATTCTTCGGCGGTGAGGCCAGCCAGAACGGTGTTGAAAGGCAGCTCGTACAGCCGCTCGACGCCGCATTCTTGCAACTGCGCGGTGCGCGTTGCGGCATCCATCAGCCGGAAATCCGGCCCGTCGGGGGCAAAGAACTGCCGCGGGTGCGGCTCGAACGTCAGCACGCCCAAGGGCGCGCCCAGCTGGGCTGCGATGCGGCGCGCGTGGTCGATGACGGCAGAATGACCTGCGTGCACCCCATCGAAGTTACCGATGGCCACGACAGCGCCCCGTTGGTCGGGCGCAATGAAAAGCGAGTCTCGGATGATGTCCATGCGTTTTGCCTAGCGCCGACGCGTTACAAGCGCAAGGTGGGGCCCCCGCGCGTTAGCGCAGGAAGCCAATGGTATAGGTTGGCGACAGCCCGCTGCCTGCTAGATAATCATGCAGTGCCTGCGGATCGGGCTGGTGGACGGTTTTCGTCTCGCGCGCGGCCAAACCGCCCGAGATATAGAGGCAGTCGTAATCCTCGGAGACGGCGCCTTGCACGTCGGTGATGATCCCGTCTCCGATGCAGATGATGCGATTGTGATCGACCTTTAGCCCCAGCTTTTCCAGACGGCGGCGGGCCAGAGCGTAGATCGGGGCATGCGGCTTGCCGAAATACAGGCTTTCGCCGCCCATCTCGGTATAGATCTGCGCCAACTTGCCCGCGCACCATTCGCGCGACTCGCCACGGTCGACCACGATGTCGGGGTTCGCGCACAGCAGCTTCAGCCCCTTGGCGATCGCCTTCTCAAAGTCGGGGCGGTAGATGTCGGGGTCGGCGGTGGGGTTGGCGGGGCCCGCGCAAACGATGCCGTCAGCATCCTCGAGCGTGACCTCGGTCACCTCCATCGGGTTGTCCAGCACTTGGGGCGGCTGCAGGAACATCCGTTCGTGCGGCTGGCCGATGAACCACACCTTTTGCCCGACCACGCCGGTGAACAGCGCAGTGCGCGCCGCATCGCCAGAGGTGGCGATGGCATCCCAAGCATCGCGCGCAATGCCGAAGTCTTCGGTGATCTG carries:
- a CDS encoding bifunctional riboflavin kinase/FAD synthetase produces the protein MDIIRDSLFIAPDQRGAVVAIGNFDGVHAGHSAVIDHARRIAAQLGAPLGVLTFEPHPRQFFAPDGPDFRLMDAATRTAQLQECGVERLYELPFNTVLAGLTAEEFVAQILHDRLGVRHVVVGQDFHFGKGRTGSAERLTALGAEMGFGVTVAPLIALVGGEVSSTAIRQALAEGRPRDAAAMLGHIHRLEGIVEHGDQRGRELGFPTANISISGLHMPRFGVYATAVIVRDGPYAGRYKGATSIGIRPTFGVNKPNCETFLLDFRGDLYGARISVGLVEYLRPELKFDSVDALIDTMHADVEKARRILADV
- a CDS encoding TIGR01459 family HAD-type hydrolase; its protein translation is MSRIIETFDEIALNYDAAFVDLWGCMHDGVHALPAAVAAMQAYRAKGGTVVLVTNSPRPRASVEKQITEDFGIARDAWDAIATSGDAARTALFTGVVGQKVWFIGQPHERMFLQPPQVLDNPMEVTEVTLEDADGIVCAGPANPTADPDIYRPDFEKAIAKGLKLLCANPDIVVDRGESREWCAGKLAQIYTEMGGESLYFGKPHAPIYALARRRLEKLGLKVDHNRIICIGDGIITDVQGAVSEDYDCLYISGGLAARETKTVHQPDPQALHDYLAGSGLSPTYTIGFLR